The DNA region GGCTAAATAAAATACTCTCAACCAAGAACCTCACCTACTGTTTAGTATTTAAACAGTATCACTCTTTACTCATCTGATTTTCAAAATCTCTGTACTCTTTTTATTAGAGTAATCAAGATCTAGCAGATGTGCATATGAAAACTGTTTCATGTGTGTTAAAGTTTGTGTTGTTAAGATGTTTAATTTCCGTAGAGCTTCAGGATGGACAGAGCAGAACAAATTTCCCTATGgggacaataaaatataaatatcttattttagATCCAGTTTTGGAGGCAAACTCTAATGaaatttttaattttgtcatggttttgaagacttttaaaacgtttaaaaaggtgtttttcttGTATGTAATTGGGAATCAAacatcttttattattattattatctagtattattattttaagttaaatacatttgacttaaaaaaaatatatatatattgtaatatgaaatcttttttttttttttttgagtttggCCCATATTTTTGAGTGGTATCACACTTTGTTAAAATTAGTGTAAATCATAAGGGattcctttttatattttatattatatgtaatacagagagaaagggcatgtatgtgtaaacatttgcaaactttttaaaaatgtttaaggcAATTTGTAACATTTCAACAGCATTAACacatttccatctttctttctttctacgcAGGTTGTTTTGCAAAGAGATTTCCTCCCATTATGGACAAGACCCGTCTTTCGAGCCCTAATGACATCATTATGACAAGTTCAACAGGCTCATACCAGCAGGAACCCCTGACTCCACCCAGACCCACCCACCaccactcttcctcctcttccttatCCTCCCCgtctccctcctcatcctcctcaccCCTCAAGCCCAATCAGGTCAGCCGGGTCATCCTGTACGGCGTTCCCATTGTATCACTGGTCATTGATAACAATGAGAGACTTTGTCTGGCGCAGATTTCCAACACACTCCTCAAGAACTACAGTTACAATGAGATTCACAATCGCCGTGTAGCGCTGGGCATCACCTGTGTCCAGTGCACTCCTGTTCAGTTGGAGATCCTTCGTCGGGCGGGTGCCATGCCCATATCATCACGCCGCTGTGGCATGATCACTAAACGTGAAGCTGAGCGCCTCTGCAAATCCTTTCTTGGAGAGAACATGCCACCGAAACTGCCCGACAACTTTGCCTTCGATGTTACACACGAGTGTGCCTGGGGTTGCCGTGGTAACTTCATCCCGGCACGCTACAACAGCTCCAGGGCCAAATGCATCAAGTGCTCCTTCTGCAACATGTACTTCTCCCCAAATaagttcatttttcattccCACCGCACACCAGATGCTAAGTACACCCAGCCCGACGCTGCCAACTTTAACTCCTGGCGACGACACCTCAAACTCAGCGACAAAATCCCAGCTGATGAGTTAGTTTATGCATGGGAAGACGTCAAAGCTATGTTCAATGGAGGCAGCCGCAAGAGAGCGCTGCCCTCTTCATCTCATTGTCCGTCTATGGGTCCTATGAAGACTCTCCCAGGCTCAGTGGTACCTCACATGATGGGAGCTGACCTGGGTGCCCAGAAAAGAGCCCGCTATGAAGATGAGGATGACCTGGACGGAGGCGGTCTTTCTCCCTGTAAGACACCACGTAGCTACCCTGTCATCCCTGTCCCAAGCAAAGGCTTCGGCATGCTGCAGAAGTTCCCTCCCACATCGCTTTTCCCTTCACCGTACCCCTTCCCAGCATTCAGCCTCTGCCAGCAGAAAAAAGAGGACAGTGATGTTTCAGCTGGACACAAAGGAGCGGGGTTGTCAGGTCTTTTATGGCCTGGCCGTAAAGACACTTTTTATCCacctttctgcatgttttgGCCACCAAGAGCGGCAGGTGGAATCCCTGTGCCCACATACCTCCAGCCTCAGCCTAGTGCCCTCTCCTCCCTGGCAGACAACCCCTCTCTCAGGCAGGCCTTTCTGGATCTCTCAGACCACAGCGAGCCTGCCACTGTAGGTGGCAACGGAAATGGCGTCAGTGCAACATTGGCCCCCGGCAGCGGAACCTCAACACCCAGATCAGGACTGTTTGACCCTGAGTGCACAACAGTAACCTCTGACCTTCGCCCTGTGACATCAGAGGGCTGGCTCAAACTGCTGGACACCCCAACCCTCCAAACCAGGAAGCCGAGCTACGGCTCTGCCTTCCGCCCTGTCATCAAGGATGCAGAGAGCATTGCCAAGCTCCACAGCAGTAGTGAGGGAGTCACTGGCGGCACGGATGGAGACATCGGGGTCGTGGTTGCTGGGTCAGACCGCCACCAGCGGCTATCGCCCAGCAGCAGCTGTAGTTACGGAAGCGAAAGCGGAGGCGATGGAGAAGCAGAGGGAGTGGAGAGCGAGGAGGAGGGGGACGTTGATGTGGAATCATCCAAgcaagaggatgaggaggaggaggggatctTCGCAACCAGGCCACCACAGACTCAAACCAACCTGTACCTTCCTGCACTCAGCGACAGGGccggagaggagagggggaaggagagagggagtggCACAGTGTATCCCAGtgcctcccctccctcctccttggACCCCATCCAGCAGGAGTCCCCCAGCCTGCCTGCCTCCCCGCCTACCAGCCTGCCTCTCTCCAGCTCCACCCCGCCTCACCGAGAGGACCCATCTTACAAAAACGTAAATATCCCCCCAGGCCACTTTagctaattattatttaaatggtGCTGCAGTCAGGCAGTGATGTGATCTGCATAAGCAGATTGATAGGCTGGTTTCTCCCTGTAGAAATTGAAACAGTCACCCCACTCTGATCCCGGCTAATAGGCCCAGGCGTGGATTGTTTAATGGCCATGGTGTGTTTGTTCTCCCTCTGTCACCCCAGCCTGTTAGGGCAACTCTAATCTTTAACCTGTCGACTCCCACATTAACCAGGCCTccgagagaggaggaggaggaggaggaggaggaggagggagcaacaGAGAGTAATGTGGAGCATTTTAAACTAGAACAAGTTAAATTATCCATTGAGTAACAAAGTGGAAATGCACATCACTGATTTCAGAGATGCAGAAGGagtgaaactgtttttttaaccatacaCTCCAAATTAGATCATTACAAATAAATGCTACTGCTGGTTAATGAAAAGGAGGGCGCCAGCTGGGGAGATTGCATTTGTCAAATAAtgagtttcacacacacacacacacaaaaaaagtccaGATTTATAAGAGAATGGGTgctgaaataataaagaaaaatgttcatttaaaaaacaaacaaaaaattacAGATTAATCACATTAGTCTTGTAGATCTTACTGTATGTTCTGCTCTGTTGTTATTGTACTATATGATGCATGGTAGGTAAATGAACTGACTATATATGATTTTCAGGTCCACAAAAACAGAGATGAAGGACTACCTGCGTATGTAACCAAAGACAACTCCAACATTTCTGGTGagcacagacacattttacacTACTATTTGTCTTTTGTAATGAACAATTGCAGATTACTTACTAGAATACATCATTCCCGGAAAAATTGTTTgacaatttgaaaatgtaattaaatatatcAGATTTTTGCAATTCACCCTTTTCAAACTGGAAAATACAGTAGTATTTTCTCAAAAGTTGAAATGCAccactgtctttctttcatcaaACTagatttttctttgtcatatataaTCACAAAAATAATTGTTTGCGCGGGTTGCTTGACACTACATCTTTCACTGTGCAGTTGCTTTACAATGTATCAGTTTCATCAAGTGTTTGAACAGCTTTTTGTACTGTTTCATCAAATAGCATTACACAATCTATTTCAGCAAACTGTTACACACTATCTTTTCCATCAGACGTCTGAGTCGGTTGTATTATAGCATCTTTGTTTCATTTAGTGTCTGAGTGAGTGGTTTTATAGTGTCTCTCTGTCGCTGCAAGGCTCATATTCCTGTGACGTTTCATTTGCTCCTCTCATCTCCCACTCTGACCCTTTCACTAAAGAAAATGTCTTGCGGTGGTGcgctcacaaacacacctctGCACATGGCCACATggcccacatacacacacatgcacaagggACACACACAGTGCGCACACTTAGTTATCTCCATGTGTCCGTATAACCAGCTCAACCAATGGGCCTTACTGAatctctcctcctgtctgtctctgtctttttctgtctcattttctctcagATGAAAGCAAAGAGCAGAATAGTTTCTTTGTACCAGAGAGTGAGACGTCGGCACAGGACTACTGGAGGGAGAGCTCAGGTACaaatatgtgctttttttttcttagtggttgcagagcagaaaataaacaactcaatcaatgaagaaaagagagaaaaaatgtaaaaatggccAGTTGGTTTCATTCCGAAAGTATAATTATTAGGTTGGCAAGGTTAATTTAATTTCTGCATTTGGTTTAACGCCACGGTAATTTGAATCTCACATCGCAGAGCAAGTCTGAGGTCTTTATGAGACGTAGATTAACTCAcgttaaaacatttattttagaacTATAATTTCATTCTTATCTACAGATCAGTGATTATCATTTATTAGCAGTCTGACATAGAAATCATATGTAAAGgtatattataaattaattatttgtattatgtAATTGCATAAAAATCTGTAAATTGACCTTTCCTGTTGTAATTCAGCACCCAGTTTAGTTTAAAACACACTCCAAAAATTTCCATGCATGAAACAATGTTGATCAAAAACTCTCactttgaaaaatatataattttaatgCACACGTTATATTGACATTTCttcttattacacacacacacacaaaacaaacatacttAAATCAGTTTCACTCTTCAGCTTTATCCactttctgctcctcctcctctctgactTAAGGGAttcatataaatacacagagagatgaaacaGTAGTGGAAAGCTGCTTCTGCCGCCGCTCTGCCAAGCTCCTCTCTTTAGCAGTGTTGTCGCCAGGGCTGTTACTCTTAGGGGGGCCGTTATAGTTCAACAAGAAAACATCAGCTCAGAGATAAGCAGCCGTACTGGCAATCTCCATCCTAGACCCATATCGCTGCAGACAtaattgcctttttttccccttcctcaGCGCAAAAAAACCCCTTTCCTGTTTGAAAAAGATCACAGCTTATTGCCTTTTTATATCTGTCAGGAAGGCATTAAAAGTGCTTTATGACATCTGTGCCAACATTTATatctaccccccccccacatccAAACACACTCCTTCaacccctacacacacaccaccgTAATGATCCCTGAgcataatgtataatgtatttcGAAAAATTACAcgaaacaaattaaatgagaaCACCTTTCCCCTGATTGCCAAACGTCTCCCTGGGCGGTGGGAAGCTCTACGTGATTAGAAGGCCTGATTCCTCCGAGTACCCCCCCTCCTACACCCCCCTTCACTGTCTTTAAactctccctctgtttctagggagaaaaaataatctaattttCCATTTATGTAATGCAAACCGCCTTGGCTTTGACTATTCACGGTTAATTGACTGTCAAACGAGGTTGTTATCCTCGGGCACTGTCTGCAAATTTGCTTGTcaaatgagacagagagaggagaggaaaggagagaggagaggaggagagaggagaggaaagctctctctctctctttctctctgttctaaatgagagaaaagagcaTAGGGAGGCTTAAAGAGCCAGGACATGAAATGACTGGAGGAGAATATATATATCGAGTGTGCTGGATCGCTTCATTTAAGGCGTTCAATGCCTCATTGTCACAATTCAGACGcttgcacaaacacatacatatgcacaGAACAATATAGTTTCAAACTAGTCCATTTGAGCACAGCATGTGATggagatgtttgtttttaaaaaaagaaaaaagaaaagaaaaaaagggaagttTTAAAGCAACAAGTAGATTTTGCCTCCAGCcataaaaaagctttaaaaaagcggcaaaatataaataatatgaagCACTGGATATGTGTGATAATACTTTCTTTACGCAAATTCACAACTGTTCAGTCCTCATGCTATAGttcatataaacaaaaacaatccacCACCACAAAGAAGGGAAAAAgctcaaaacatttaatgagtAGTGCTTGGTTCACTAGAGAAGAAAGTCAGAgctgttttaattttcttcttgCATTGAAGCTCACATTGGTCTGCACCTCACTGTGTGCGCAGAAACAATTCACCTGCTACAATATAACATTGTTGACATTATAATGCAACAGTCTGTCAACACaacccattttttaaaattggtgGACTTTTCAGCACTCCTCCTTCActccagttttgtttttgtttttttatttactctgATTTCTGAAGGCAAGCAGTGTTCTTTACTTTGCTTAATTGAAAGCAATATGATCTGACAGCAAAAGGAGGCTGAACATGCCGAGGAGTCAATGCAGTAAAGGTTTCGAGTTCGACTGTCTCCACAGCATGTTATCATAAACTTATACTGACACCTAGAGGCCAAAGAGTGAATAGCAGTGCTCGGCTCAGGACGGTTAGAGAAAAGGTTGAGGTGATGGAGCAGGAGTCACACTggttcaaaatgaaaacaagatacataaacatacaaacagataagACTGGTCAGTCCATGATGAGGTTATGACTGGTGATTCATGttgaaatataatatgaaatataattgGCCTGCTGTTGTGTAAAATAGAATGAAACAAATCATAGTGGCAAATGTATCTGATATACTGTAACTTTGTCTGACATTAAATATGACGGAAGTGGGACAAAAATTTGacaatttttcttcttctttttttttaggtgatCGAAGCCAAGGTGCTGCCTCTCCTGTGCCGCTAAAGAAGGACGTTGAGAACATGGAAAAAGGTAAAGAATGTTTATTTAAGCAACACAGAATTCAGGAAACATTGCTGTATTGACTATGCAAATGTCTCAGTACAATCCTATTGATTTATTCTGAATGGAGGAATCCTGGCATACATAGTGTAGACGGTAAGATATATTGTACCTTACTGCAATTTTTCAATGAAACAACCCCTTTTGTTCTCCTACTTCCTGCTCCTGCAGAGGAGCTCCAGAAGGTTTTGCTGGAGCAGATTGACTTCAGGAGGAGACTGGAGCAAGAGTTTCACGCTCTGAAGGGCACCTCACCATTTCCTGTCTTCCgtgagtcatttttttcataaCCTTGCTTTCCTTTGTCATACTCCGAAGGGCAACTTCTCCTTCTCAGTCTTTTTTAAGTTAACTCATCTgctttctcctctgtctgtgcctcttttttctccttctttctcacCTTCCTTTTTCCCTAAATTTTCTAAATCTTAATCCTCCATCAGCCGTCTTTATAACTACACTTGATCAGTTGCTAAAAGGATAATACTGCTCAGGCTAATGATGGATTTTTACACTAATTTCAGATAATTTTCAAGACCAGATGAAACGAGAGCTCGCCTACAGAGAGGAGATGGTCCAACAGTTACAGATGGTGAGACTGCTAATGACTCAGTCAGTGCTGAACActgatggaaaataaatatcatTGCTGCGcctttaaatgacaaataaaacatctttttgtagatacatgcattttaaaaaagctttacTCTTTGCTTTGAAAAACAGTCCCACTAATGGCTTTTTAGAAAGAATATAATTGTGAAGCACTTTACTAAAATataattacacagtttgaagaggaaatcaattaaaaacagaTGAGGAAATATGACAATGATAGCAGAATTACTGTAACACATAAACTACGGTACACTGTAGACCTAAATAAGAAAGTCATGCCTTAAAGCTATAACAGGAATTAAAGGAAGAGAAGATAAGGAATCGACTGGACACTTGTGCTGTTGCTTATTTGTCCATCAAAAGGTAGAGCCAATCATCTAGTTTGTCTTTCACGGGTGAGAAGTTCCTCTGCAGCCGTCTGAGTGTTTCAGTTCACATCAATCATCGGAGCAGCTGGCAGACAGGCTGACAGACGgtgtttgtctttgctttctGACACACGCAACAACTGTATACGCTTGCGTGCACATGATCGCAAAACCCTGCACAtgcacagagaaacagacacaagAGCACGCTGCATTCATGTAACCACAAAGGCAGACGACTGAACAGGCATTCAAGCTCATTTATAAGCGTGTACGTGCACACTGAAGTGCACTTTGCACgcataaaacattcaaaattgACAAATGGGTGTAGAGCCAGCAGATGGATCTGTCTGAGAGTAATGACATTAATTTCACACAGACGTTCAAATGAACTCACAACAGTTTTTTTGAGTGATGTTGCTGCATCATATTTTAGACTTTTGATTGAATATCACACCTAAACTGTACACATCCTTC from Scomber scombrus chromosome 15, fScoSco1.1, whole genome shotgun sequence includes:
- the skor2 gene encoding SKI family transcriptional corepressor 2 isoform X1, translating into MDKTRLSSPNDIIMTSSTGSYQQEPLTPPRPTHHHSSSSSLSSPSPSSSSSPLKPNQVSRVILYGVPIVSLVIDNNERLCLAQISNTLLKNYSYNEIHNRRVALGITCVQCTPVQLEILRRAGAMPISSRRCGMITKREAERLCKSFLGENMPPKLPDNFAFDVTHECAWGCRGNFIPARYNSSRAKCIKCSFCNMYFSPNKFIFHSHRTPDAKYTQPDAANFNSWRRHLKLSDKIPADELVYAWEDVKAMFNGGSRKRALPSSSHCPSMGPMKTLPGSVVPHMMGADLGAQKRARYEDEDDLDGGGLSPCKTPRSYPVIPVPSKGFGMLQKFPPTSLFPSPYPFPAFSLCQQKKEDSDVSAGHKGAGLSGLLWPGRKDTFYPPFCMFWPPRAAGGIPVPTYLQPQPSALSSLADNPSLRQAFLDLSDHSDATLAPGSGTSTPRSGLFDPECTTVTSDLRPVTSEGWLKLLDTPTLQTRKPSYGSAFRPVIKDAESIAKLHSSSEGVTGGTDGDIGVVVAGSDRHQRLSPSSSCSYGSESGGDGEAEGVESEEEGDVDVESSKQEDEEEEGIFATRPPQTQTNLYLPALSDRAGEERGKERGSGTVYPSASPPSSLDPIQQESPSLPASPPTSLPLSSSTPPHREDPSYKNVHKNRDEGLPAYVTKDNSNISDESKEQNSFFVPESETSAQDYWRESSGDRSQGAASPVPLKKDVENMEKEELQKVLLEQIDFRRRLEQEFHALKGTSPFPVFHNFQDQMKRELAYREEMVQQLQMIPYANIIRKEKISSHLNK
- the skor2 gene encoding SKI family transcriptional corepressor 2 isoform X2; the protein is MDKTRLSSPNDIIMTSSTGSYQQEPLTPPRPTHHHSSSSSLSSPSPSSSSSPLKPNQVSRVILYGVPIVSLVIDNNERLCLAQISNTLLKNYSYNEIHNRRVALGITCVQCTPVQLEILRRAGAMPISSRRCGMITKREAERLCKSFLGENMPPKLPDNFAFDVTHECAWGCRGNFIPARYNSSRAKCIKCSFCNMYFSPNKFIFHSHRTPDAKYTQPDAANFNSWRRHLKLSDKIPADELVYAWEDVKAMFNGGSRKRALPSSSHCPSMGPMKTLPGSVVPHMMGADLGAQKRARYEDEDDLDGGGLSPCKTPRSYPVIPVPSKGFGMLQKFPPTSLFPSPYPFPAFSLCQQKKEDSDVSAGHKGAGLSGLLWPGRKDTFYPPFCMFWPPRAAGGIPVPTYLQPQPSALSSLADNPSLRQAFLDLSDHSEPATVGGNGNGVSATLAPGSGTSTPRSGLFDPECTTVTSDLRPVTSEGWLKLLDTPTLQTRKPSYGSAFRPVIKDAESIAKLHSSSEGVTGGTDGDIGVVVAGSDRHQRLSPSSSCSYGSESGGDGEAEGVESEEEGDVDVESSKQEDEEEEGIFATRPPQTQTNLYLPALSDRAGEERGKERGSGTVYPSASPPSSLDPIQQESPSLPASPPTSLPLSSSTPPHREDPSYKNVHKNRDEGLPAYVTKDNSNISDESKEQNSFFVPESETSAQDYWRESSGDRSQGAASPVPLKKDVENMEKEELQKVLLEQIDFRRRLEQEFHALKGTSPFPVFHNFQDQMKRELAYREEMVQQLQMIPYANIIRKEKISSHLNK